The following nucleotide sequence is from Salvia splendens isolate huo1 chromosome 2, SspV2, whole genome shotgun sequence.
CATTGAATGACAACatataatgaaaaaattataaattgacTTTGAGATCAATTCGATGTTTATAACTACCAGATTCAGAAAGTAATCTTGGGCAGAAAAATGTTACTACTACTTATGGAAAGTATAACATCGACATAGATTGTCTGTGTATGATGCTTGATGATTGCCAAATTTGTGTTGGCTTGGTTCCCTTGAATGAGGTAAGGAGTTTCTGGTAATGACagattgaagtaaaatgagatattttCTCATGCTGTTAACTATGTAATATTAGGCAGTTTGAATGCTATTTCAGGTAAGGTTCCATCTTACTAGGAAAGATGGCTACTGCAATAATACTGTTCAAGATTGAGAGGGCTTTATTCTTACATAAAAAGTTACTTTCTTCAATAAGCTGGTTTTGTTATTTGTTTTTACTATCTCTACTGAACTACAACAATATGTCGTTTAGTATCCGAGCTGGAGGAGTTGGTGTGAATCTCCAAGCTGCTGATACAGTCATTATCTTTGATACAGATTGGAATCCCCAGGTTATATCTAATGCCGTTCTCCTCAGTACTTCATTAATGTCACTTTGAGTTCAAAAAAgtctcattttattttgtttgtgtttgttcAGGTGGATTTGCAAGCACAGGCCAGGGCTCATAGGATTGGGCAAAAGAAAGATGTTCTTGTTCTTCGTTTAGAAACTGTAAATACTTAAATCCCTGAACTTGATTAacttgttgaatttttttttctgttaatGAGAACATAACTGCTGTATTTTGAATTAATAAagattatttttcattaaattaGTAATTTCAATTGTTTTGCATATATACTATAATTTCTTATGATTACACTTCCAAtctataataataaattatattatcaTACTTTCCATATAATGGTTGTATTGCAATTAATATATTGAGTCTTTACTTGATTGAATATTTCCATGTGGTAATCTCACATTCTCACTTGATTCCAGCCTACAGTGTTTACTTTTCTCTTCCTTTAATATTTTCCCTTGATACTTAGAACTATTCGAGAAAGCTACAATTTCAGCATCTGCTTTATAAAAGCTGAACACAAATCATTTTTGTGTGTAATAGACCAGCAATCTGACTGCTCCTCGAGTTAATGGCTTTAAACAGTACAATTATTTACTGCAGAAGTCTTGAATACTGTAATAATACACTCCTAGATTAATTTTAGTTAGATTTATTTCTGTTTCAAGGACATGACAGACCGCTTTGGTATAAAATGACACTGATTTAGTCTATTCGGCATTGGTTTTCTTCTTTGTTTCTTACTTAGTGTAGGTGCTGTTTTTGCTACATGTCTGATTCTGCTGTGGAGCTCCTATAAATATTTTGAATGCTATTTATTATGCACTTTATCTACTTCCACTAACAAGATTAAACTTATGCCAAGTATTTCGCACTTCCTAGGACAATTCTTTCTAAAACTTGCTGGAATTATTGAACGTAAATCTGCGGAGCCTATGCAAACTGGGTTAAAAGTGGTAGATAGCTTGGCTCATATAGGTCATGGTCAACGAGAACATATAATCGGGGACCAACAAACTAGAAAAACAGCTATTTATATCAATACCATATTAAACCAAAAACAATTGAACTTAACGACCACCTCGGAAAGTGAGGCATTGTATCATGTCTTATATCTTCTCTGTAGTAACACCAGTGAGCGTGATATCTatatatcagagttttgaagcAATGGCGGATAGGTAGATAATTGTTAGTTACTATATCTAAATTTTTTTGGAGGCATTGGATCAGAGGGAATGATTCTTTTTGTGCAATGAACGtttcacatttatttttatgtatgcCTTTTGTTTCAACATAATTATAATTGTGTTGAATGTTTTTCCTATAATGCTTAAATCTTAAATAGGTCCAAACTGTGGAGGAGCAAGTTAGAGCTTCTGCTGAGCACAAACTTGGGGTTGCTAATCAGAGTATAACTGCGGGATTTTTTGACAATAATACGAGGTATGCTAAAGTACATAGTAAAACAAATGACTTTGATTTGACACTTGTATTTGATATTAGTCAATTAtaatctaaacaatataatataGTGCGGAGGATCGAAGGGAATACTTAGAGTCTCTCTTGCGGGAGTGCAAGAAAGAGGAAGTTGCACCTGTTCTGGACGATGATTCCCTTAATGACATTATAGCGCGCAGGTATAATTTGTTACAATAATAATAAGTATGGTTATGAGAATCTCCCtacctttttttcttcttaactTCCAACGGGTGGGAGTTTCTTTTGCTGTTCTGATGTTTTGTATTGCCTACTTCTCTTCAGTGAAGAGGAAATTGATATCTTTGAATCAGTTGACAAACAGAGGCGCGCAGATGAAATGGTATGTGCAAATCCTAGAAATGATGTGCTGTAGTTCTATTTGTTTGGATAAGAAAGGTACTGTCTATttatttaagatataaataatttCTGCAGGTTGTGTGGCAAAATTTGTGTGGTGTGAAAGGGTCAGATAAAAGCAAGCTTATACCTCAATTGCCTTCTCGGCTCATAACAGACGATGACTTAAAATCATTTTATGAAGTGATGAAGATCTCTGAAACAACAACTCCCGTTGTATTACCTGATTCAGGGATGAAGAGGAAAAGTGGGTATCTTGGAGGTCTTGATACCCATCAGTATGGAAGAGGCAAACGTGCTAGAGAGGTTTTTTTACATCACAATCTCATAAACATTTGTCCTTGCTTGTATACAGTTATTGTTCTGATATATGTTGATTGTGCAATGCATAAATTTGACCTGGCACCATATATTCAAGACTTAAGTTTGATGGTCTGCTTTTTGCTTTATTAGGTTCGTTCGTATGAAGAGCAATGGACTGAAGAAGAATTTGAAAGACTGTGTCAGGTTGAATCTCCAAATTCTCCCACAATGAAGGAAGAAGTTACTAGAAAAACAATGGCAGTCACTACAAACAGTGCAGTCGTAGTCAAGGGTGAGATGCAGGCACCGGCTGTCCCTCAACTTCCTCCACTTCCTTCGCTTCCTCAACATCCAACTGTGGAGCCTCTGGCCGAACAGAACAAAGAGGCTACACCACCATCTAAAAGAGGGCGTGGCAGGCCAAAAAGAGTGGTTGAAGTTTCTCCACCAGTTACTTCTCCTGGACTATTGGGACCTGTGAAAACTGAAGAAATTTCCAAAGTTGAAAGTATGCCTGTAGAACCTGTTCCTGATTCTATGGTCTGCGCTACTGATGTTGGAAGTATCACTGGGAGCTCAAAAGAGTTGAAGTTGCCTGCTACTCTGAACTCCGGGCCACCTCTTCCCCCTTCTCTCATTCCTGCTTCACCCCCATCATCTGGTCGAGGTAGAGGACGTGGTCGGAAGTCTCAGACAGGTGGAGAAGCTCCTGCTCCCAGACGCCGAGGCAAAAGACAGACTACAGCATTACAAGCAGCTCAAATATCTTCATTGCCACTTGTTACTGATAATCCATCTGTTGAAATAAAAGGAGAACCTGCCCCAAGCTCAGCTATCACTACCAGTTGTGCCGCTGTCTCTGTCACTAGCATTACAAAAGAAGTGGGCTCTGAACCGGATTCTGTGTCACCTTCTCCAGTGGTTCCATCAGTTTCTGGTCCTAGCAATTCAGATGTGGAGCCCCATAAAGAAGTTACACCTAACTCTTTAATGGCTTCTGATAGTACTTTTACTGGCTCCGTCGCTGTAGCTAGTGTAAATCAGGCAGATCCAGACATTGTGCGCACTTCAAATCCTGAAGCTACACCTCCCCCACAGCCTATTAGCGCTTCTCTCTCTGTAACAACGGTGGGTAGAGGTAGAGGGCGAGGGCGGGGGCGAGGGCGAGGGCAGAATGCTCAAAGTCGCGAAGAGGCACCGCAACGAAGGCGAAGAAGGCAGGAGCCCATACCATCCACTGTTTCTGGTGCATTAACTAGTCAGGACTCAGAGCCATGTGAACCTCAACCGAAAAGAACTCGGGCTTCTGTTGGACGGAAAGACACCGTACGGCGTGAGAAGGTTCAGGAAGTGACTAATGCAAGTCAATTTGCTGAACAGGGTATTCAAGATTCTCTGGTCGAACGAGTTACTAAGGGTAGGTAACTCTTTATTAGCTTCAAATAACTTTTATATATTACAACTAGCCTAACTGTAATATTTCTAGTACGGAGTATATCATAAGTCTGAGCCTGTGGAAGGGGGAAAAGAAGGTGAGCGATGAAAGGGGATTCAGTTACCTGTTTTAATCTTAATAAGGTGGAGCTTACTAGCACTAGCATTTGATAGATTAGGATACTGTTCGCAGTTATTGTTCATTctagaatatatatttattctcaTTTGTAGTCGACTAGGTAATTACTCTCTGGCATGTATAGCATGTAATAAGTTGAACTCTAATCACAAGGTTATTGTCTAATATGTCTTGTTCTCTACTGTATGGAGTAACTTTTTATAAAGTcctaaattaaaatataggcaTTTTCATAAATGTGTAATCTACAGAGCTATACAGCTAAAATATCTCGATCCATTTGCAAAGGGTGCATGTTTTTCTGGTGATTGTAAATTATGCTCTTTCCGGAGATCTACTGTTTGATTACCTACTTTTCATTTCACTGATGGATAAATAATTGTGACTAAAGATATTTCTGCTTATACTGCTTTAGATACAGAGATTGGTCCAGGCAAGTTACAAAACCCTCCTAAGGAACAAGATGCAAATGAAAAATCAAGTGAGGATCACAGGAATGAAGTCCTTGCTTCAAAATCTAACCCATCTGATGATTTAACATCAATTTCGATGCCTGATCCAACAGGTGGAGCGCCTAGTTCTCTGGTTCCCAAGTCTGCAGAGGACAAGACAGAATCTTCTAGTAAAGAACTTGATTCAACAGCTGGAGCGCCTAGTTCTCTGGTTCCCAACTCTGCAGAGGACAAGACAGAATCTTCTAGTAAAGAACTTGATTCAACAGCTGGAGCGCCTAGTTCTCTGGTTCCCAACTCTGCAGAGGACAACACAGAATCTTCTAGTAAAGAACTTGATTCACCAGCTGGAGCGCCTAGTTCTCTGGTTCCCAAGTCTGCAGAGGACAATGTAGAATCTTGTAGTAAAGAACTTGATATTAAGGAGCCCTGTGGGGATGATATTTCTATTGTCTCAGTTCTTGTGCCACCACAGACCGATGTTAATTGTGGAACATCTGGAGGGTCCCAATCCTTAGTAGGCGCAAATATCAACTCTCCTGTGATTGACAAAGATGAATCTGGAAAAGTTTTAGAGGATGAACATGAAACCAATATTACTGATGAATTACCGGGAAAAGTTCTAGTGAATGAACATGAAACCAATACTCCTGACGAAGTATCTGGAAAAGTTGCCGTGAATGAATGTGAAAGCAGTACTCCTGAAGTAGGCGCAAATGTCAACTCTCCTGTGACCGACAAAGATGAATCTGGACAAGTTCTAGAGGAtgaacatgaaagcaatgttaCAGATGAAGTACCCGGAAAAGTTGTAGTGAATGAACATGAAACCAATACTGCTGATGAAGTATCTGGAGAAGTTGTTGTGAATGAATGTGAAACCAGTACTCCTGATGAAGTAGGTGCAAATGTCAACTCTCATGTGACTGACAAAGATGAATCTGGAAAGGTTGTAGAGGATGAACATGAAACCAATGTTACAGATGAAGTACCAGGAAAAGTTGTAGTGAATGAACATGGAACCAATACTGCTGATGAAGTATCTGGAGAAGTTGTTGTTAATGAATGTGAAACCAGTACTCCTGATGAAGTAGGCGCAAATGTCAACTCTCATGTGACCGACCAAGATGAATCTGGAAAGGTTGTAGAGGATGAAAATGAAACCAATATTACTGATGAGGTACCAGGACAAGTTGTAGTGAATGAACATGAAACCAATATTACTGATGAAGTATCTGGAAAAGTTGTAGTGAATGAATTTGAAACCAGTACTCCTGATGAAGTACCTGTTTCTACCACCGCTGAAGTTCATGTGGATCATTCTGCTATAACGGCTATGGAAAAAGTCTGCACTGAATCAAACTCGGCCTCACCTGCCGCTATGCTATCGTCAGCACTGTGCCCAATTGATATTGGTGTGGGATCAGAACAAGGCATCACAGTGAGCTCCTTAACGGCTTCTACTCATGCTTCAACTGATCCAATGGCTGCGGCAAGTTCTGACCGACTGGATCCTGACATTTTGTCCTTGTCGAGTGTCCAAGCTACGGAGGAAGATGTTTCAGAGCCTTCTGCAGGGCAAGTTCCAGAGGGTAGGCTTCTTATTCTTTAAGGACATAAAAAATGTGAAATGCATGATTTTCTGGTGATTGTAAATTGTGCTCTTACATGTGACGTACTGTTTGATTACCTACTTCTCCATACACTGATGGATGAATATTTGATGCTAAAGATATTTCTGCAGGCGCTACTTTAGATACAGAGACTGGTGCAGCCAAGTTACAAAACCCTCCTCAGGAGCAAGATGCAAATTTTAAACCAAGTAACGATCACAGGAATGAAGTAATTGCTTCAACATCTAACATATCTGATAATTTTCCACCACTTTTGATGCACGATCCAGCAGCAGATGGAGCGTGTAGTTCTCTGGTTCCCAAGTCTGCAGAGCAAAATGTAGAATCTTGTGGTAAAGAACTTGATATTAAGGAGCCTTGTGAAGATGGCTCTATTGTCTCTGTTCTCGTTCTACCACAGAGCTATATTCATTGTGCAACATCTGGAGGTTCACAATCCTTGGTAGGCACAAATATTAACTCTGCCGTGATTGACAAAGATCAAGGCTTGCATAGTGGTGTTTCTGCGGCTGCTACTGCAACATCTGGATCAATGCCTCTTGGTGATGGGATTGACAAGTTGGATCCTGCATGTCAAAGCAAAGATGATAGAATTTTTAGTCCTACCAATAACCCTAACTTGGATGAATATCCTGCATCAGATAACGTATCAAAAGGACCAGCTGATTATAATCCCACAGATTCAATTCCTGAGTTACCTAATCATACAGATACTCTGGTACCATCTGAATATACCCAGTCTTTGCCTGTGTCTGATAGCAACTCCATCAACACAGGCGAATGCCAACATTTACAAAATGCAGAGATTCAGCTTGCATCAGCTGTTGATCCTGATGAAGTACCAGAAGAAGACTCTGGAAAGTCAAATTCAATTTCTGGGATAATAAAAATCACAGATGATGAATCTGGAAAAGGTATAGTGGATGAACATGGAACCAGTACTCCTGATGAAGTACCAGGAAAAGTTGTAGTGAACGAACATGCCACTAATACTCCCGATGAAGTACCTGGAGAAGTTGTAATAAATGAACGTGAAACCAGTCCTCCTGATGAAGTACCTGTTTCTACCTCTGACTTTCATGTGGATCATTCTGCTATCACGGCAATAGAAGAAGTCCGCACTGAACTAGACTCAGAAAAAGGAATCCCGATGAGCTCCTTAACGGCTTCTGCTCATGCTTCAACCAATCCAATGGCTGTGGCACGTTCTGATCAACTAGCTCCTGTTACGTTGTGCACGTCGAGTGCCCTAGCTACTGAAAAAGATATTTCAGAGCCTTCTGCAGGGCAAGTTCCCGAGGGTAGGCTTCTTATTCTTAAGGAAATAAAATCTTAAATGCTAATGAATTCCTTATAATGTGGCATTCTGGCATAAAACAATTGTGGCACACTTTTTAACTCTTGATATTGTTAGGATGTAAACAATTTCTCTTTCCAAAATGCTAGCATCTGAATGGTCTGTGTGAAAAGGAAAGTATCATACAGAAAATTGCATTTTCCTGGTGGATTATTAACTAGCCTCTGTCTCGTCTCTTATCTTAAGTTTTCTGTCTAATCGAAGATTTATATCTATTGTATGGATGCAGGCCGTGTTAAAGATGCAGACATTGATGAGGCGAAGCTAGAGGATCCAATTCAGGAAAAGGTTACAGTGGAAACAGATGGTAAGGCGTGCCTATAATTGAAGTTTTTCCTAGACAAACTAATAAATGAAGTTATTGCTTCAAAATATGCCATTTAATACGGAATATTGCATTTTCCTGGTGGATTATTAACTAGGCCTCTGTGTTGTCACATATCTTAATTTGTCTGCCTAATCGAAGTTGTACATCTAACGTATGGATGCAGGCCGTGCCAAAGATGCAGGCATTGATGAGGTGAAGCTAGAGGATCCAATTCAGGAAAAAGATACAGTGGATGGTAAGCATGCGAATAAGTGAAGTTTTTCCTAGTCAGAATAATAAATGAAGTTATTGCTTCGAGAAATGCCCTGGATACATACTTGCATTTTCCTGGTGGATTATTAACTAGGCCTCTGTCTTTTCTCATATCTTAAGTTGCCTGCCTAATTGAAGTTGCATATCTAACGTATGGATTCAGGCTATGCCAAAGATGCAGGCATTGATGTGGCAAAGCTAGAGGATCCAATTCAGGAAAAAGATACAATGGAAAAAGATGGTGTGGATGCAGGCCATGCCAACGATGCAGGCATTGATGTGGCGAAGCTAGAGGGTCCGATTCAGGAAAAAGATACAGTGGAAAAGGATGGTGTGGATGCAGGCCATGCCAACGATGCAGGCATTGATGTGGCGAAGCTAGAGGATCCAATTCAGGAAAAAGATACAGTGGAAAAAGATGGTGTGGATGCAGGCCAAGCCAACGATGCAGGCATTGATGTGGCGAAGCTAGAGGATCCAATTCAGGAAAAAGATACAGTGGATGGTAAGGCGTGCGTATAAGTGAAGTTTTTCCTAGACAGACGAATAAATGAAGTTATTGCTTCGAAATATGCCCTTTAATACTTTGCCTTCAGTTTCGACTTTAGATGCTGCAGTTAGTGGTTTTCAAGTGTTAGACTATCTGCAGGAAAATGTGAAGAGCCTGGAATTGGAACCCAACATGATGGTGGGGATCATTGTGGAGTTAGTCCTTCGGTTTCAACTATGCTTTCTCAAAGTGATGACAACAATCATGGAACAGCTGAGGATTCACAATGCTGGCCAGAAACGCATAACGACTCTGAGGACTTGGAAGAAAACCAGAGTACTGCTGAAGCTGCGGAAATACTTGCACCAACATCACTTCCTGACCAGTTTGATTCTCCCAGCGGAAAGGAAGATGCCAATAAAACTTCTAGTGAGAAAAACCCCTGATATGGATGTGTTGTAGTAGCATTTTAATGTCTAAGTTTGAATATTTATATCTGACCCTAATTCTCCCATATATATGTTGGGTGTCGCTTGTATTATGCATATTTGCTCAATGGAACAGTAAATCTATGGTTGTTGATGGAATTATTAGTCTCACCTTAATCTTGATATGGGCTTAATTCGAGAGGAAGACTCTCAATGGAAATAGACATAACGCCAATTTCACTCTATATCATTCGACCATACCAATCACATTACTCCATTAAACTTTATTTCGGTTTAATAAATTTGTGTTTCAACCAAGGTTTTTCATATccagaattattattatttgaaatatCCCGTAGGGTTTGTAATTTTTGACATGGCATGGACACATCCCACATTGTTAGCATGAAGTCTTAACTAATCTTATTGGGGTCGGACAAGATTATTTCAAATTGGGTTTATATGACCATTTAGAACCAAGCAGTGCagtgtttttattattattaaaattagtatTAGAGTTGTTTTATTTCTTTCCAATCTTCAACATCTGCCAGTCCACCACGACGACCACTCATTGGTGCACTATGTGCCGTTGATTAAGGCCACCGCCAATTGTCGATTTTGTAACAATTCCTTGaatcattatatttatttcatagGTTATAAggttttaattgtgtaaatataatattaatccTTTTGTGTCATTATTGTTTGATTGTTATATTATGATATGTATCGTTATTGTACCGTGTCAATCCAATCCGGAAAGGATTGTATCACTGGTGCTTCGGATAGGTAGTAAGATTCGCGTTTTAGATTAAAAATTGGTTTAATTATCAAGTTATGCTCAATATGGCAGGCCTACTATTAGTTGCTAActtataaattagtaataatGGAGCTTGATTACGGTGTAATTGGATTGTTCCAAATTTGTCAATTACGTAAGCAAGCTTTCTACTGTCATCTCCTACCGCCTTTCCATTGCAAGCACCGACTCGTCATTTGATTATCCCATACATTTAAGAGGATAGAGCAAGATCGGGAAGGAGCAGAGAGATGGGGTCTTTGCTTAGAGAGAACGAATTGGATAGAGTTGACGCAGAATCCGAATCAAATCAACCGATTCTCTACGTTAATGGAGTCCGTCGAGTTTTGCCCGATGGCTTGGCTCACTTCACCCTTCTCGAATATCT
It contains:
- the LOC121792702 gene encoding chromatin structure-remodeling complex protein SYD-like isoform X8, whose product is MANPQNVELEAAKFLHKLIQESKDEPSKLATKLYVILQHMRSSGKENSMPYQVISRAMETVIKEHNIDIETLMSSRLPLAAGAQDGDTGSQQLAGSSQRAGTAKDSKSGNEIETPETYALARTPSGPVSGGQDAYQGSTAHIGGVGVKVHGVPSGAPGSYLTGDSTNRMEFANSSFDGQSLAAKMSKDRSVEAFGDHSTGKIAAGGSSLVTNANMSSFQGSIAEQNMTRNAGPRDTGKSPVPQTSNAGLPFKEQQLKQLRAQCLVFLAFRNGLMPKKLHLEIALGDIYSKEDGTRRDLLDQKGKEQLVHDTSAVPEAPRSTERPDRSNSNPPHLDPNSTKESDSVKFPDGRINQPVVPVENEQDGNCSVSRGKTDIEITREDAIKSHASHDSSIRESYSCDHEDDLGNRRQRKSISSAVMTPSEQSMLEDSGPSVDGFANDITNAPVPTTFFTNDGVLQRPEDSASHAQNSMDCNNPGKSYSDKKYSSLLLKDKWKPASGMSGQNYPAMAVKDSNVTVRNFYQETDQEEGYPSKSTNRQPSPKHTTVEKWIMGRQKRKVFAEHNWAKKQQKTSQKISGCSDRLKDAVSSSEDISAKTKSVIELKKLQLLELQRRLRSDILNDFFKPIASEMDRLKSIKKHRIGRRSKQFERYEQKMKEERHRRIKERQKEFFSEIEVHRERLENGFKVKRECCKGFNRYVREFHKRKERFHREKIDRIQREKINLLKINDVEGYLRMVQDAKSDRVNKLLKETEKYLQKLGSKLKDAKVMAGQFGTDIEANKGGTIEESEDVENEDEKDQAKHYLESNEKYYTMAHSVKEHITDQPTGLIGGILREYQMNGLRWLVSLYNNHLNGILADEMGLGKTVQVISLICYLMENKNDRGPFLVVVPSSVLPGWELEITTWAPSIHKIVYCGPPEERRRLFKEQIVHQKFNVLLTTYEYLMNKHDRPKLSKIQWHYIIIDEGHRIKNASCKLNADLKHYRSNHRILLTGTPLQNNLEELWALLNFLLPNIFNSSEDFSQWFNKPFESNGDSTTDEALLSEEENLLIINRLHQVLRPFVLRRLKHKVENQLPEKIERLIRCEASAYQKLLMKRVEENLGAIGTSKARSVHNSVMELRNICNHPYLSQLHVEEVHDLVPKHYLPNIIRLCGKLEMLDRLLPKLKATDHRVLFFSTMTRLLDVMEDYLCWKQYKYLRLDGHTSGGDRGGLIEKFNNPSSPYFIFLLSIRAGGVGVNLQAADTVIIFDTDWNPQVDLQAQARAHRIGQKKDVLVLRLETVQTVEEQVRASAEHKLGVANQSITAGFFDNNTSAEDRREYLESLLRECKKEEVAPVLDDDSLNDIIARSEEEIDIFESVDKQRRADEMVVWQNLCGVKGSDKSKLIPQLPSRLITDDDLKSFYEVMKISETTTPVVLPDSGMKRKSGYLGGLDTHQYGRGKRAREVRSYEEQWTEEEFERLCQVESPNSPTMKEEVTRKTMAVTTNSAVVVKGEMQAPAVPQLPPLPSLPQHPTVEPLAEQNKEATPPSKRGRGRPKRVVEVSPPVTSPGLLGPVKTEEISKVESMPVEPVPDSMVCATDVGSITGSSKELKLPATLNSGPPLPPSLIPASPPSSGRGRGRGRKSQTGGEAPAPRRRGKRQTTALQAAQISSLPLVTDNPSVEIKGEPAPSSAITTSCAAVSVTSITKEVGSEPDSVSPSPVVPSVSGPSNSDVEPHKEVTPNSLMASDSTFTGSVAVASVNQADPDIVRTSNPEATPPPQPISASLSVTTVGRGRGRGRGRGRGQNAQSREEAPQRRRRRQEPIPSTVSGALTSQDSEPCEPQPKRTRASVGRKDTVRREKVQEVTNASQFAEQGIQDSLVERVTKDTEIGPGKLQNPPKEQDANEKSTGAPSSLVPKSAEDNVESCSKELDIKEPCGDDISIVSVLVPPQTDVNCGTSGGSQSLVGANINSPVIDKDESGKVLEDEHETNITDELPGKVLVNEHETNTPDEVSGKVAVNECESSTPEVGANVNSPVTDKDESGQVLEDEHESNVTDEVPGKVVVNEHETNTADEVSGEVVVNECETSTPDEVGANVNSHVTDKDESGKVVEDEHETNVTDEVPGKVVVNEHGTNTADEVSGEVVVNECETSTPDEVGANVNSHVTDQDESGKVVEDENETNITDEVPGQVVVNEHETNITDEVSGKVVVNEFETSTPDEVPVSTTAEVHVDHSAITAMEKVCTESNSASPAAMLSSALCPIDIGVGSEQGITVSSLTASTHASTDPMAAASSDRLDPDILSLSSVQATEEDVSEPSAGQVPEDISAGATLDTETGAAKLQNPPQEQDANFKPSNDHRNEVIASTSNISDNFPPLLMHDPAADGACSSLVPKSAEQNVESCGKELDIKEPCEDGSIVSVLVLPQSYIHCATSGGSQSLVGTNINSAVIDKDQGLHSGVSAAATATSGSMPLGDGIDKLDPACQSKDDRIFSPTNNPNLDEYPASDNVSKGPADYNPTDSIPELPNHTDTLVPSEYTQSLPVSDSNSINTGECQHLQNAEIQLASAVDPDEVPEEDSGKSNSISGIIKITDDESGKGIVDEHGTSTPDEVPGKVVVNEHATNTPDEVPGEVVINERETSPPDEVPVSTSDFHVDHSAITAIEEVRTELDSEKGIPMSSLTASAHASTNPMAVARSDQLAPVTLCTSSALATEKDISEPSAGQVPEGRVKDADIDEAKLEDPIQEKVTVETDGRAKDAGIDEVKLEDPIQEKDTVDGYAKDAGIDVAKLEDPIQEKDTMEKDGVDAGHANDAGIDVAKLEGPIQEKDTVEKDGVDAGHANDAGIDVAKLEDPIQEKDTVEKDGVDAGQANDAGIDVAKLEDPIQEKDTVDDYLQENVKSLELEPNMMVGIIVELVLRFQLCFLKVMTTIMEQLRIHNAGQKRITTLRTWKKTRVLLKLRKYLHQHHFLTSLILPAERKMPIKLLVRKTPDMDVL